In a single window of the Terriglobus roseus genome:
- a CDS encoding efflux RND transporter periplasmic adaptor subunit, translating into MTSPALNLYACTRMPLRVSLLAVIAAASVLSLDGCKKEVKPAAAETQTDPFAVKVPPALTGSLKIGPPRLTDVRGTLQVSGRVETDASRIARVGSPVAGRILKLNAFEGEYVHAGTVLATLHSTNLSDTQMSLIKAYSDQTLAEAATKRAEQLVEADVIGRAELERRRAELVQASAEVSSYETQLRGLGMTNSQMKVLQSTRRLSADYPIVTPRAGTVLERKVTVGQVVQPADPAYTIADLSSVWVVANVPEEEAGMLRKGLEVSVRIPARPEQDIHGALAYVAPTVDPATRTVEVRMDLRNNQGLFKPDELASVTFGGHTEKKLTVPQTAIVREENKDYIFVQTAVNRFLLREVQLGDESNDERVVLSGVTANELIVLDGAFHLNNQRKQDAIKGSR; encoded by the coding sequence GTGACCTCACCAGCCTTGAATCTCTACGCATGCACTCGGATGCCCCTCCGCGTCTCCCTCCTTGCCGTCATTGCGGCAGCCTCCGTGCTGTCGCTCGACGGGTGCAAGAAAGAGGTCAAGCCTGCGGCCGCTGAGACCCAGACCGATCCGTTTGCGGTGAAGGTTCCGCCAGCCCTTACCGGCAGCTTGAAGATTGGACCTCCACGTCTCACGGATGTCCGAGGCACGCTGCAGGTCTCTGGACGTGTTGAGACAGATGCAAGCCGCATCGCCCGCGTCGGCTCTCCGGTCGCGGGTCGCATTCTCAAACTGAATGCCTTTGAAGGCGAGTATGTTCACGCGGGTACTGTGCTTGCGACACTCCACAGCACGAACCTTTCAGACACGCAGATGTCGTTGATCAAGGCCTACTCTGACCAGACGCTCGCAGAGGCCGCAACGAAACGCGCAGAGCAGCTTGTGGAAGCTGATGTGATTGGCCGGGCTGAACTGGAGCGCCGTCGCGCAGAGCTGGTGCAGGCAAGCGCGGAGGTGTCGTCGTACGAGACGCAACTGCGCGGGCTTGGCATGACGAACTCGCAGATGAAGGTGTTGCAGAGCACGCGCAGGCTCAGTGCGGATTACCCCATTGTGACGCCGCGCGCGGGCACCGTTCTCGAACGCAAAGTAACCGTGGGGCAGGTCGTTCAACCCGCCGATCCTGCTTACACGATCGCGGATCTTTCAAGCGTATGGGTCGTAGCGAATGTGCCGGAAGAAGAGGCAGGCATGTTACGCAAGGGACTTGAAGTGAGCGTACGGATTCCGGCACGGCCGGAACAGGATATCCACGGAGCGCTGGCCTATGTGGCACCCACTGTTGACCCCGCAACACGCACCGTTGAAGTGCGCATGGATCTGCGGAACAACCAGGGACTCTTTAAGCCGGACGAGTTGGCCAGCGTGACCTTTGGCGGTCACACAGAAAAGAAGCTGACCGTCCCACAGACTGCCATTGTCCGGGAAGAAAACAAGGACTACATCTTCGTCCAGACTGCGGTGAATCGCTTCCTGCTGCGCGAGGTGCAGTTGGGGGACGAGAGCAACGACGAACGCGTGGTATTAAGCGGTGTCACCGCCAATGAGCTTATTGTTCTTGACGGTGCCTTCCACCTGAATAATCAACGCAAACAGGATGCCATCAAGGGGAGCCGCTAA
- a CDS encoding TolC family protein — MKSYAVIPIAALFLASAGSGQTLSPPGPATVNSPVTTQALPPPLPDVPAAAPAHPLTLAEAVAMAEQNSPRLRGAAAASQRAAAAVQTSRAYSNPSVEVYGGRQYARPIATPGVPGLLQHYAAYQPVEIPSERRARTRAAELARTSAGFGQQGVTRSVAADAKHAFYEVLRRQEEVRHEQENLKLVEDLRRRVEVEYRVGEKGRLELTRAEAELGRAGFAVRSAQLELANAIALLRIAIAAPADEALDPQGTLDARIKLPELAVLREGVLRTHPAIAQAKADVEAADAKLARERSLRIPQPTVFAEFENQPDLRFWRTGVTVPIPLWDRRRGPIEESKAAITQAQAEADQRRLELISATERAYEQYQLADQQATSLEAGELRAASSAVDAAQAAYRYGERGIVEVLDAQRVLQSARGDLLNAQFARQSALIDLEELGAIVPGGRP; from the coding sequence GTGAAGTCCTATGCAGTGATTCCCATCGCAGCCCTGTTCCTGGCTTCTGCCGGTTCAGGTCAGACGTTGAGTCCGCCCGGTCCTGCGACCGTGAACTCGCCTGTGACAACTCAGGCCTTGCCTCCGCCGTTGCCTGATGTGCCCGCAGCGGCGCCGGCACATCCGTTGACCCTTGCGGAAGCAGTCGCCATGGCAGAGCAGAATAGCCCTCGTCTCCGCGGCGCAGCGGCGGCCTCACAGCGTGCTGCTGCGGCGGTACAGACCAGTCGGGCCTATAGCAATCCGTCCGTCGAAGTGTATGGAGGGCGGCAGTATGCGCGGCCGATCGCGACCCCTGGTGTTCCCGGACTGCTGCAGCACTACGCGGCTTATCAGCCGGTCGAGATACCGTCGGAACGTCGGGCCCGTACCCGCGCCGCAGAACTCGCACGCACCAGCGCAGGCTTCGGCCAGCAGGGTGTGACACGCTCTGTCGCGGCCGATGCGAAACATGCCTTCTACGAAGTTCTGCGCAGGCAGGAAGAAGTGAGGCACGAGCAGGAGAATCTGAAGCTCGTGGAAGATCTGCGGCGTCGCGTGGAAGTGGAATATCGCGTTGGCGAGAAGGGCCGCCTGGAACTGACGCGTGCCGAGGCGGAACTGGGCCGTGCGGGTTTCGCGGTCCGCAGCGCGCAATTGGAGCTTGCAAACGCAATCGCACTGCTTCGGATCGCGATTGCTGCACCGGCTGACGAAGCACTCGATCCGCAGGGCACCCTCGACGCGCGCATCAAGCTACCCGAGCTGGCTGTCCTGCGAGAAGGGGTGCTGCGAACACACCCTGCGATCGCGCAGGCGAAGGCAGATGTCGAGGCCGCGGACGCCAAACTCGCACGCGAACGCAGCCTGCGTATTCCGCAGCCCACCGTCTTCGCCGAGTTTGAGAACCAACCCGATCTTCGTTTCTGGCGCACCGGCGTCACGGTGCCCATTCCTCTTTGGGACCGTCGTCGAGGGCCTATCGAGGAATCGAAGGCTGCCATCACGCAGGCACAAGCAGAAGCGGATCAGCGGCGACTGGAACTGATCTCCGCGACCGAACGTGCGTATGAGCAGTACCAGCTCGCCGATCAGCAGGCGACATCGCTTGAGGCTGGCGAACTCCGTGCGGCGTCCAGCGCGGTGGACGCGGCACAGGCCGCCTATCGCTACGGCGAGCGTGGCATTGTGGAGGTGCTCGATGCGCAACGTGTCCTGCAGAGCGCCCGTGGAGATCTGCTGAACGCACAGTTCGCGCGCCAGTCTGCATTGATTGATCTTGAAGAACTTGGCGCCATTGTGCCCGGAGGAAGACCGTGA
- a CDS encoding ATP-binding protein, which yields MQRAAQIAIYPTPMRQRPAWENTPMESVQSRIRSPEWKAAVIAFLIVALAVTTWIIPPHAVVLHNILHHLNILPFMLAGMIFGWKGALRAIVFAVALQSPIIYRHWYRAPVDAQDQVVELSTFGIAGMIAGLVADRERMQRARVEATKRELERVYSELRENIQQMKKTERLTAAGELAASLAHEIRNPLASISGAAGVVARGHAPAASQQECLEILMKESQRLNKLLTNFLDFARPRLPRFQPTDPAAVLQSVTTLAQHSGVERGVDVVLHTKTLHGEVECDAEQVKQVLLNLVLNAIQATTAPGTVNIRAAMDTQSLSVEVEDEGCGVEPENMDRLFDPFFTTKENGSGLGLAVSANIVAQHGGTLFCRMNEAHRRGMTFRVDLPLHPPSVSELAKAKDKAVLD from the coding sequence ATGCAGCGCGCCGCTCAGATCGCGATCTATCCCACTCCGATGCGCCAGCGCCCAGCGTGGGAGAATACTCCCATGGAGTCCGTACAAAGCCGGATTCGTTCGCCCGAGTGGAAGGCTGCGGTCATCGCGTTCCTGATCGTTGCGCTCGCCGTCACGACGTGGATCATACCGCCGCATGCAGTCGTGCTCCACAACATCCTTCATCACCTGAACATTCTTCCGTTCATGCTCGCCGGCATGATCTTCGGATGGAAGGGCGCGCTGCGCGCCATCGTATTCGCTGTCGCGCTTCAGTCCCCCATCATCTATCGACACTGGTATCGCGCTCCCGTGGACGCGCAGGATCAGGTCGTCGAACTGAGCACCTTTGGCATTGCCGGCATGATCGCGGGGCTTGTCGCCGATCGTGAGCGGATGCAGAGAGCACGCGTTGAGGCGACCAAGCGCGAACTCGAACGCGTCTACTCGGAGTTGCGCGAGAACATCCAGCAGATGAAGAAGACCGAGAGGTTGACCGCTGCCGGTGAACTCGCTGCGAGCCTGGCGCATGAGATCCGAAACCCACTCGCCAGCATCAGCGGCGCGGCGGGTGTTGTCGCACGCGGGCATGCACCCGCAGCCAGCCAGCAGGAGTGTCTCGAAATCCTCATGAAGGAATCGCAGCGCCTGAATAAACTGCTGACAAACTTTCTGGACTTCGCGCGTCCGCGTCTGCCCCGCTTTCAACCGACGGACCCAGCCGCTGTCCTGCAGTCGGTAACGACCCTCGCTCAGCACAGTGGAGTGGAGCGTGGTGTCGATGTTGTGCTTCACACGAAGACCCTGCATGGAGAGGTAGAGTGCGACGCTGAGCAGGTGAAGCAGGTGCTCCTGAATCTGGTCCTGAATGCAATCCAAGCCACGACCGCGCCAGGAACAGTAAACATTCGGGCCGCCATGGATACGCAGAGCTTATCCGTTGAAGTGGAAGACGAGGGTTGCGGTGTTGAGCCGGAGAACATGGACCGCCTCTTCGATCCCTTCTTCACCACGAAAGAAAATGGTTCCGGACTGGGCCTCGCGGTATCTGCCAACATCGTCGCGCAGCACGGCGGTACCCTATTCTGCCGCATGAATGAAGCCCATCGGCGAGGGATGACCTTCCGTGTGGATCTGCCCTTGCATCCACCGTCCGTAAGCGAATTGGCAAAGGCGAAAGATAAGGCGGTTCTGGATTGA
- a CDS encoding sigma-54-dependent transcriptional regulator has translation MKKASILVVDDDSSLRRVMKIQLEEAGYNVSLAADGDEAYGMLPELQPALVITDLRMPSGGLDLLRKIAVSAMDTTVIVITAFGTVETAVEAMKIGAYDYVTKPLDFDALVLVVHRAMERQTLREEVRALRSVLDQRFGFENIIGRAKSFLRVLDQASRVAPHDTTVLIQGETGTGKELLARAIHNNSGRRARAFVPINCGAIPEDLVESELFGYVRGAFTGALTNKTGRIEAAEGGTLFLDEVGELPLDAQVKLLRVLQEGELAKLGASTPTRVDVRVIGATHRNLAAMVEDGTFREDLYYRLTVVSLRIPPLRERRDDLPELIDVLFKRAKERHGLLQARMSRPLLQKLISYAWPGNVRQLENVIERLLVLSADDLLTEDNLPEDLQAASESNASPLNFPLPEEGISLEAVERELISQALARFDGNQTHAARYLDISRRALIYRIEKHGIFHEDQPE, from the coding sequence TTGAAGAAGGCCAGCATCCTTGTCGTGGACGACGACAGTAGTCTGCGACGCGTCATGAAGATTCAACTGGAAGAGGCAGGCTACAACGTATCGCTTGCCGCTGACGGTGACGAAGCATACGGTATGCTGCCGGAACTGCAGCCAGCCCTCGTCATCACGGATCTGCGCATGCCCAGCGGCGGCCTTGACCTGTTGCGGAAGATCGCGGTCTCCGCGATGGACACGACAGTCATTGTGATCACCGCATTCGGTACGGTTGAGACCGCTGTTGAGGCAATGAAGATCGGCGCGTACGACTACGTCACCAAGCCGCTGGACTTCGATGCCCTGGTGCTCGTCGTGCATCGAGCAATGGAGCGGCAAACACTCCGGGAAGAAGTGCGGGCCCTGCGGTCTGTGCTCGATCAGCGTTTCGGATTTGAGAACATCATTGGTCGTGCCAAGAGTTTCCTGCGGGTCCTCGATCAGGCATCGCGCGTCGCGCCGCATGACACGACCGTACTGATTCAGGGCGAGACTGGCACGGGAAAAGAGTTGCTCGCTCGAGCGATTCACAACAACAGTGGAAGACGCGCCCGCGCCTTCGTTCCAATCAACTGCGGTGCTATCCCGGAGGACCTCGTCGAATCCGAATTGTTTGGCTATGTTCGAGGCGCCTTCACCGGCGCACTCACAAACAAGACCGGTCGCATCGAAGCGGCCGAAGGCGGAACGCTGTTTCTGGATGAAGTAGGTGAGTTACCGCTGGATGCGCAGGTGAAATTGTTGCGCGTGCTGCAGGAAGGCGAGCTTGCAAAGCTAGGCGCCAGCACGCCCACGCGAGTTGATGTGCGCGTGATCGGAGCAACCCATCGCAATCTCGCCGCGATGGTAGAAGACGGGACCTTTCGTGAAGACCTGTATTACCGGCTCACGGTCGTATCGCTGCGTATTCCGCCGTTGCGGGAACGACGCGATGATCTGCCGGAATTGATCGACGTTTTGTTCAAGCGAGCCAAGGAAAGGCATGGCCTGCTTCAGGCGCGGATGTCTCGACCACTGCTACAAAAGCTCATCAGCTATGCGTGGCCGGGGAACGTACGCCAGTTAGAAAATGTTATTGAGCGTCTCCTGGTGCTGTCGGCGGACGATCTGCTCACGGAAGACAATCTTCCGGAAGACCTACAGGCGGCGTCAGAATCCAATGCCTCGCCACTGAACTTTCCGCTACCGGAAGAGGGCATCAGCCTGGAGGCAGTCGAGCGCGAGTTAATCAGCCAGGCGCTTGCCCGCTTCGATGGGAACCAAACGCACGCCGCCCGATATCTGGACATCAGTCGGCGGGCGCTCATCTACCGGATTGAAAAGCACGGCATCTTTCACGAGGATCAGCCGGAATAG
- a CDS encoding Tex family protein, giving the protein MPVSVPLDAAYLLHISQLLNLPLPSVRAVIALTDEGSTVPFIARYRKEATGNLDEVQIREIAEKAEYFQELRQRRETILASITEQGKLTDDLKARILATMDRSELEDLYLPYKPKRRTKATIAREKGLEPLADYIWGQAPAAVDLIALAQSLVDPEREVATIDDALEGARHIVAERISEDAEVRKATRHLMFEEGFITSRKAFDAVDEQEKFKMYYDYREPVKTIPSHRMLAVRRGESENVLYWLIELEEPRVLGLIRSRVLRADGDWTAHLNLAIDDCWKRLLNSSIQVEIRMELKRRSDAAAIDVFRDNLENLLLAAPAGPIGVLGVDPGLRTGCKLAVVNETGKFLADDVIYPHTGRTKEAMDKLAALIAKHNIRAIAIGNGTASRETDAFLREFLEAKNLSGIFRVTVSEAGASVYSASDIARQEFPDLDLTVRGAISIARRLQDPLAELVKVDPKSIGVGQYQHDVDQRQLQQSLEAAIESCVNRVGVDLNTASWTLLRYVSGVTERVALNIVSFRDEHGQFRSRSQLHEVPGVGPKTFEQAAGFLRVRDGEQPLDNTAVHPESYGLVEEIAQSLSTPVADLIRSPHLLSGVKQSSFGAGTFTWNDILEELKKPGRDPRDTFVAPSFNEAVRDLADVVPGMVLEGVVSNVTKFGAFVDVGVHQDGLVHISEISNRFIKDPAEILKAGQIVKVKVLSADTKTKRIALSIKALQAPSGASPKSRPAKEAAPVTVSDQLAALSSKWRTR; this is encoded by the coding sequence ATGCCAGTTTCCGTACCCCTCGACGCAGCCTACCTTCTCCACATCTCCCAACTTCTGAACCTGCCTTTACCCAGCGTGCGCGCTGTCATTGCCTTGACGGATGAGGGCTCCACGGTCCCGTTCATTGCTCGCTATCGTAAGGAAGCGACGGGCAACCTGGACGAGGTACAGATCCGCGAAATTGCAGAGAAAGCCGAATACTTCCAGGAACTTCGGCAGCGACGCGAGACGATCCTTGCGTCGATCACAGAGCAGGGTAAGTTGACCGACGATTTGAAGGCGCGCATCCTCGCGACAATGGATCGCTCCGAACTGGAGGACCTGTACCTGCCGTACAAGCCGAAACGCCGCACCAAGGCGACCATCGCGCGAGAGAAGGGGCTCGAGCCTCTGGCGGACTACATCTGGGGTCAGGCTCCTGCAGCGGTGGATCTCATTGCACTGGCCCAATCGCTCGTCGATCCGGAGAGGGAAGTTGCAACAATCGACGATGCGCTTGAAGGAGCCCGCCACATTGTTGCGGAGCGGATTAGTGAAGATGCGGAGGTGCGAAAGGCAACGCGTCACCTCATGTTCGAAGAAGGGTTCATCACCAGCCGCAAAGCTTTCGATGCCGTCGATGAGCAAGAGAAGTTCAAGATGTACTACGACTATCGCGAGCCGGTGAAGACGATCCCGTCCCATCGCATGCTCGCGGTTCGTCGCGGCGAATCGGAGAACGTTCTGTACTGGCTGATCGAGCTGGAGGAACCGCGGGTTCTCGGGCTCATCCGGTCTCGTGTTCTAAGAGCCGATGGCGATTGGACCGCGCATCTCAACCTTGCCATCGACGATTGCTGGAAGCGTCTGCTCAACTCATCGATCCAGGTCGAGATTCGTATGGAGCTGAAGCGTCGGTCGGATGCGGCGGCGATCGATGTCTTTCGCGACAATCTTGAGAATCTGCTGCTGGCCGCGCCAGCCGGTCCCATCGGGGTGCTCGGTGTCGATCCGGGGCTGCGGACGGGCTGCAAACTGGCCGTCGTGAATGAGACAGGTAAGTTCCTTGCGGACGATGTGATCTATCCGCACACAGGGCGTACCAAGGAAGCGATGGACAAGCTGGCTGCACTCATTGCAAAGCACAATATCCGTGCCATCGCGATCGGCAACGGTACCGCATCGCGTGAGACGGATGCCTTCCTCCGCGAGTTTCTGGAAGCGAAGAACCTTTCCGGTATCTTCCGCGTTACGGTTTCGGAGGCCGGGGCAAGTGTGTACTCGGCATCGGACATCGCCCGCCAGGAGTTTCCCGACCTTGACTTGACGGTACGTGGAGCGATCTCGATTGCACGCCGTCTGCAGGATCCGCTTGCGGAGTTGGTGAAGGTCGACCCGAAGTCCATCGGCGTCGGGCAGTATCAGCATGATGTGGATCAACGCCAGTTGCAGCAGTCGCTCGAGGCTGCCATTGAAAGTTGCGTGAACCGGGTTGGTGTTGACCTCAATACAGCGTCGTGGACGTTGCTGCGGTACGTCTCAGGCGTCACAGAGCGCGTTGCCCTTAATATCGTGAGTTTCCGAGATGAGCATGGTCAGTTCCGATCACGGTCACAGCTGCATGAGGTCCCGGGCGTTGGGCCGAAGACATTTGAACAAGCGGCGGGCTTCCTACGCGTTCGCGATGGCGAGCAGCCCTTGGACAACACTGCAGTTCATCCGGAGTCCTACGGCCTCGTCGAAGAGATTGCGCAGTCGCTTTCCACGCCGGTCGCGGACCTGATTCGTTCGCCACATCTGCTCTCGGGTGTGAAACAGAGCAGCTTCGGCGCGGGCACCTTCACGTGGAACGACATCCTGGAAGAGTTGAAGAAGCCGGGACGTGACCCACGCGACACCTTTGTCGCTCCGAGCTTTAACGAAGCGGTACGCGATCTTGCCGATGTTGTGCCGGGCATGGTGCTCGAAGGTGTTGTGAGCAACGTGACAAAGTTTGGTGCCTTCGTCGATGTTGGTGTTCACCAGGATGGTCTGGTCCACATCTCTGAGATATCGAACCGGTTCATCAAAGATCCGGCAGAGATACTCAAAGCGGGACAAATCGTGAAGGTGAAAGTGCTTTCAGCGGACACGAAGACGAAGCGCATTGCGCTGTCTATCAAAGCATTGCAGGCGCCGTCCGGAGCTTCACCAAAGAGTCGTCCGGCCAAAGAGGCGGCGCCTGTCACGGTCAGTGATCAGCTTGCGGCTCTGTCTTCGAAGTGGCGCACGCGATAA
- a CDS encoding universal stress protein, which yields MSQSIFTIEPTGQSKPVVSVPPLSIHKIVVGYVNDDCGNRALRWAEEIAASVGAQLIVTHSVPPPPGVVDVYYEELKEDVLQEAHTKVAREIREHLRHSEKGVTQVVSFEGPAKLMLQTATRTNADLVVVGSHGRKGIEQFLFGSVSESLAFRCTCPVLVCGPACEATMRREGAVLFASTPSGLNVRAAEYAKAIAERLGSDLIAMHTAADRPPAEASDRLWKEDLAKETMRMALAEPTEASSKIRYGVQYGDPAAETLAMADREGVALIVLGSGERVAGADHFTWHPVGQILRSAHCPVLIVSDLSK from the coding sequence ATGTCGCAGTCAATCTTCACCATTGAACCCACAGGTCAAAGCAAGCCGGTCGTGTCCGTTCCGCCGCTGTCCATTCATAAGATTGTGGTCGGCTATGTCAATGACGATTGCGGTAACAGAGCCTTGCGCTGGGCCGAGGAGATTGCTGCCTCCGTTGGAGCGCAGCTCATCGTGACGCACTCTGTGCCGCCGCCCCCTGGCGTGGTCGATGTTTACTATGAGGAACTCAAAGAAGACGTCCTGCAGGAAGCGCACACCAAGGTGGCACGAGAGATTCGCGAGCATCTCCGTCATTCGGAAAAAGGCGTCACCCAGGTTGTCTCCTTTGAGGGGCCGGCTAAGCTGATGCTGCAGACCGCAACGCGGACAAATGCCGACCTGGTTGTTGTTGGATCGCACGGCAGGAAGGGGATTGAGCAATTTCTCTTCGGCTCCGTATCAGAATCCCTTGCATTCCGTTGCACTTGCCCGGTCCTTGTGTGTGGGCCTGCGTGTGAAGCGACTATGCGGCGCGAAGGTGCCGTGCTTTTTGCGAGCACGCCATCCGGCTTGAACGTCCGTGCAGCGGAGTACGCGAAGGCAATCGCGGAACGGCTCGGATCGGACCTGATCGCCATGCACACTGCGGCCGACCGTCCGCCCGCAGAAGCTTCGGACCGACTCTGGAAGGAAGACCTCGCCAAAGAGACGATGCGTATGGCTCTGGCCGAACCGACGGAGGCGTCCAGCAAGATCCGCTATGGTGTGCAATACGGCGATCCCGCCGCGGAGACGCTCGCAATGGCGGACAGGGAAGGCGTGGCGCTGATTGTCCTGGGCAGCGGTGAGCGCGTCGCCGGTGCAGACCATTTCACCTGGCATCCGGTCGGACAGATCCTGAGGTCGGCGCACTGCCCGGTGCTCATCGTGAGCGATCTGTCGAAGTAA